The Candidatus Saccharibacteria bacterium sequence ACCTCACCCAACACAGACGACTATCTTTTTTACAAGCAGGAGGGATATCGGCTAAAGCCTCCTCCGTTCGCGCATTCAGAAAAATAGCTAGCGCTGCTTTTCTTCATTTTGCTCACTTCGCCGAACCCCGCGTCGTTTTGCTTTAGCAAAACCGGGGATTCAAAACCTCAGCCACAAATCAAGAAAAAAGCCGAGCAAATGCTCGACTCTTTTCTTGGCTGGGGTGGAGGGATTCGAACCCCCGAATGCATGGACCAAAACCATGTGCCTTACCACTTGGCGACACCCCAAAGCTTTGCTAGTATACCATATTCTCATCTATTAAATCCATAGGCTGGCGAGGGTAGTCATATGCGCCAAGCTGCGATATTATTATTTGATACCCCGAATAAAAAAGGAGCGAAGATGGAAGAATTTATAGAGATCGTTGGCGCGCGCGAAAACAACCTTAAAAACGTGTCGCTTCGCATACCAAAACGCAAAATTACCATCTTTACCGGTGTTTCGGGATCGGGCAAGTCTTCGATCGTATTCGATACGGTCGCCGCCGAAGCTCAGCGCCTGCTAAATGAAAACTTTAGTATGTTTATCCGCACGTTTTTACCTAAGGTAAAGCAGCCCGAGGCCGACAGAATTGAAAACCTTAATATGCCGGTTATTGTTGACCAGCGCAAACTTGGTGGTGGGTCTAGCTCGACCGTTGGCACCGTAACTGACATTGCCTCTATTTTGCGACGGCTATTTGCAAGGATTGGACAGCCAAACCTCGAACATGTCTATCTGTTTTCGTTTAACAACCCGCAGGGCATGTGCCCGGAATGTAAGGGACTTGGCCGCCAAATGGCGCTTGATACCGACGCCGCGCTCGACTATTCAAAATCGCTTAACGAAGGGGCGATAAAAATGCCCGACTATGCGGTCGACGGCTGGTACTGGAAAGTTATTGTAGAGTCTGGCGTGTTCGACAACGACAAAAAACTAAGTGACTTTACCGAAGCCGAGATGAACGAGCTGCTGCACGGCAAACCGCAAAAGGTAAAAATGGCCGGCATGAACCTAACAATGGAAGGGATCGCCGACAGATTTGCGCATAAATATATCATGCGCGATCTTACAACGCTTTCGGAGCGCACGCAAAAAGCGGTAAAACCATACCTTAGCATGGGAATGTGTACGCTTTGCCACGGCGCGCGCCTTAGCCAAGAGGCGCTTGCTAGCAAAATTAACGGTTACAATATCGCCGACCTGTCTGCCATGCAGGTAGATACACTTATCGAAACGATACGGGCAATCGATGAACCGCGCGTTGCAAATCTAAAAGCAATGCTACTTGAGCGCCTAGAGCATTTGGTGGATATCGGCCTCGATTACCTAAGCCTCGACCGCGCCACCGATACGCTTTCGGGCGGTGAATCGCAGCGTATCAAAATTGTGAAGTACCTCAACGGCACGCTTAGCGACGTTATGTATATTTTCGATGAACCAAGTGTCGGTCTGCACCCACGCGACGTTCACCGCTTAAACGAACTACTTAAAAAATTACGAGATCTAGGCAATACGGTTATTGTGGTCGAACACGACCCAGATGTTATTAAAGTTGCCGATCACGTTGTTGATGTTGGGCCAAAGGCAGGATCGGGCGGTGGGCAAATTATGTTCGAGGGAAGCTACGCCGACCTCCTAAAATCTTCGACTCTTACCGGCACAGCACTTAACAATGAACTGCCAATTAAAACAGATGTCCGCACCGGCAAAGGCGCGCTTTCTATTAGCGGCGCCACCACGAACAACCTGAAAAACGTCAGCGTTGATATTCCAAAAGGAGTTCTTACCGCCGTAACTGGCGTGGCCGGGTCGGGTAAAAGCTCGCTTATCAACCAGACTTTCGTGCGCAACTACCCAGATTCAATCGTTATCGATCAAGCGCCAGTATCCGCCTCTAGCAGGTCGAATGTTCTTACATACACCGGCGTGATGGATGCGATTCGCAAAAGTTTTGCAAAAGCAAACAATGTCGACGCAAGCCTGTTTAGCTTCAACTCTAAGGGCGCATGCGAAAACTGCCAGGGAACAGGCTATGTCGCCGTTGAGCTTGCGTATGTTGAAGAGGCAAAGGTGCTCTGCGAGATTTGCGAAGGCAAGCGATTTAAAGAAGAAGTACTCGGCTACACGCTAAACGGCAAAAATATTACCGACGTTCTGGACATGACGATTAGTGACGCCGTAGACTTTTTTGAAAACCGTGAGGTAAGCAAGCAGCTACAGGCACTTCACGATGTCGGACTCGACTACCTTACGCTCGGACAGCCGCTTAGCACGCTTTCGGGCGGTGAGTGCCAGCGTATAAAACTCGCCGGCGAGCTTCACAAAGAGGGCAGTATCTATGTGCTCGACGAGCCAACGACAGGGCTTCACACCTCTGATATCGCACACCTGCTGGCGATTTTGAACCGTCTTGTCGATAGTGGCAACACCGTGGTCGTTATCGAGCATAATATCGATGTTATTCGTCAGGCAGATTGGATTATCGACATCGGTCCCGAGGCTGGATCGGGTGGTGGAGAGGTAGTGTTTGAAGGCACGCCAAGCGACCTTAAAAAGATCGAGCGTTCAATTACCGCAAAGTATATCTAGTAGCTTACAGTTTTGTAGCTTTCACTTATACAATAAATTGCATATACTGAATAGATATGAAACAACCACTTATTAAAACGCTCACCCTAGATAAAATCATTGGCGGCGGGCAGACCCTTGGGCAGCTCGACTACGGCAAGAAAGCCCTGGTATGGGGCGGACTACCTGGCGAGAAGGTAGATATTCTTGTTACGAAAAAGAAGTCGAGCTTTATTGAAGGTATCGTTACCGAAGTACACGAACCCAGCGCCCAGCGTGTCGAACCAGTCGACGGCGAAAGTTATCTTTCTACCAGCCCGTGGCAAATCATGACCTTTGACGCCGAGCAGCACTACAAAGCAGCGCTTATCGAGGAAGCATTTGAACTTCACGATATTGTTGTACCCGAACCTATCGATGTCTATACCGACGGCCGCGAGCTTGCCTATCGCAATAAAATCGAATTCAGCTGGTGGTGGGATAAAGAATCCGCACAGCTGGATCTTGCGTTTTTTAGGCGTGGCACGCACGGTAAACTACCGGTAGACGGCACGAGCCTAGCAAACCCTGCAATCAACACTGCTGCACATGCTGTTCGCGACGTTTTGCGCGCACGCGGCACTCAGGCATTTACGCTTAAAACCGTTATCATCCGCTGCGATCAAAACGGCAATACCGTTGCCCAACTATACGTAAAAGACGAAGAATTTGCCGTATTTACCGAAGACGAGCTAAAATCGCTGGGCATTGCAGGCTTCGAGCTTATCTTTAGCAACCCAAAAAGCCCGGCGAGCGTTATTACACACCGCATGCAAAGCTGGGGAACCGTAACGCTTACCGACACGATTTTAGATGTTCCGTTTACGTATGCCGTAGAAGGGTTTTTCCAGATTAATATCCCTGTATACGAGCAGGCGCTTCTTGATATGAAAGAGTGGGTAGAGCCAAGCAAACCAACCGTCGATTTGTATAGCGGCGTTGGCACGATTGGCCTTACGATTGGCGGCGACAATATCACTATGGTAGAAATCAACGAACACGCGGTCCGCGAAATGGAGCGTAACATTACTGCGCTGCAACGCGAAAACGCGGCAAAAGCGATTCTTGCACCAAGCGAGCAAGTACTCGAAAACATCACTGCCGACGCGACGATTATCGTGGACCCGCCACGCGCAGGCCTGCACGAAGACGTGGTTAAAAAACTACTTGAAGCGCAGCCAGCCCGAATCATCTACCTTAGCTGTAACCCGGTTACTCAGGCACGCGACGTCGCACGCCTCGCCGAAAAATACGGCATTCGCGCGCACCGTGGCTACAACTTTTTCCCGCGTACACCACATATCGAACATCTTATTGTGCTTGATTTAAAGTAACGGAGGAATCTATGAACATTACTACCGCAGCAATTATTACCGATTGCGCCGACGACAATGCTCGCGCGCGCCAACAATTGCGTTTTTCGAGCTTATTTGGCATTCAGCCAACATTCCTTGGCGTTGGCCGCGAAGCACCAGATATTGAAGCCGCTGGTAATCTTATCGATCAGCTCGACGCGCTTACTAACTTGCCAAAATCCCGTAGCGACAAAAACCTCGAATCGGTTATTTTGGTAAATGTTGCGCCACGTGGCGATGCGGTTAAAAAGAAGTGGGATAACGGCACGCCGTTTTGCTATTTTCGTATTAACGGAACGCTGGTTGTTAGCACCTACGCCGGCCGTAGCCTTGGCCTCGCAAAAGCCCGCGGGCTGGTAAGCGATGTGCAGCTAATGGATATTCCAACGGTCATGAAAGCTGCCGTGGAGTGGGGTGAGCTCACCCAGGAACAGGCGACTCATGTCAGTCAAACACAGTTCCGCAGCTACGAATTTTTGCCGCTTGCCGCGTATTGGCTTACCAGTGGCCGCGACGTTCCCGCAACGACCGCCCCAGTTGAAACATTTGACAATTCAAACGGTATGGTCTGGTGTATTGATGCATTTGGAAATGCAAAAACAACACTTCGCGCCTCGGATATTGATTTCGAAGAAGGCAAGACTGTGACGCTCGCCGATGGACAGTCTGCCGTTTGCGTTCGCAGGCTTGCCGACGTACCAAAAAACACTTCGGCACTCGTTATTGGCAGCTCAGGCAAAGACGGTGATCGATTTATCGAACTTGTCGTGCAGTGGAGCGACGATGGTTTTCACAAAAGCGACAGCGCAGCATCGCGCCACGGTCTTGGCGTAGGCTCGAACGTTTTAGCCTAGCTTGTTTTTATACGACGGTACGCAAATTTAGCGGCAACTCGCCAACCACTGTGCGAGTCGCTGTCGTATTTATAGATTTCGCCGTTTTTCACTTCGCTAATAAGGACAAGGGCAGGGTTGTACGGCGCGAGTGTTCGATAAAACAAAATATCGTCGTCGCTAATATGCGAACGGCCCGGAAAAACATCGCGGAATTTTTCGCGCCCTACCGCATCAAAATAATCGGGCTGTCCTTTTGGCGGCAGATAAAGCTCCGCCTTTAACCCCATGCGAGCAATAAGTTTTTTGATATCACCAAGAAGCAGTCGTGAATTGCCACTAATATATACCAAAAGCTGTTTTTTCTTCGTAAGAAACACCGTAGCAGATGTCGTGCGGCTGATCTCGATATCCCGCAAAATAACCTGGCTTATTTCAACTTCCAGGCCAAAACGCTCTTTTGATATACGCTCAAGCGCCATGTCATCGTAGACTTCTTCTTGCATATATCCTTATTGTACCACTTTAGTAACACTTTGACACCATGTTATTACATAATATGCAAATCTGTGTTATTTACGAGACGTCTATTGCAATATATAAGCATATGTGGTATTATATAGATCTGATTTGTTGAATATTGATTTCCAAATCACACCTTGACAAGTGATAAGAAAAAAGAAGATTCACGCAAGACGAACCGCGCACATATCCAATATGTTCGTCGTTCGTCATGTGTGATTTTCATCATGCAATCTCCATGAGGAGCCGGCAACCCGCCGGGACGATACCGAAAGGAAACGACCTTGGTCAAGAACATCGACGTCAACTCCGGGTTCTCCAGCGAGGACGCCGACCAGGCAGTCACCAACGCCGAGTCCCTGCCGGGATTCGTGTCGGTCACCAAGACCTACGACAGGAAGTCGCAGAGCTGGGTAGTGACAACCGTCACCGAGACCCACTGACATCACCCCGCCAACTCAGAGAGGCGAACTATGAAGCAGTACAGTCTCTTCCTACCACCAAACACAAGCGAGGACGAGATCCGAGCGGCAATCGCTCAGGTCGGACCGATTCACTTCCAGAACGTCGAACATGGCCCGGTCACCATTCCCGACCGCGGCGACTTCGTTCGCGTCTCGCTAAGGGCGACCAACGACGGTGCCTACGACAGAATATGTCGTAAGCTCGGCAGCGTCGAGCCCTAGCGCCGAGCAGGCATGATGAGCAAAAGAATGAGTGTTCAAGTGGCAGTAGCCGCTGGCTACCTCTTCTTGTCTTCTTACTTCTTTCACTTGCCATGCCTGCTTCCACGAATACAATCGTCGTGCCGATGAGCCCCGTTAGGGCGAAAAGCAAGCAGCCAAACATACGCCTATCTCTATAACCTAAAGTGACGACTTTACGCTACAATAGAGATAATGGATTTTACGACGCGCTACAACAAACTAAACCCGGCGCAAAAACAAGCAGTCGATCATATCGACGGGCCTGTTATGGTAATTGCCGGGCCAGGAACCGGCAAAACCGAGCTACTCAGCATGCGCGCGGCAAATATTCTTAAAAAAACCGACGTTCTGCCAAGTAACATTCTGTGCCTTACGTTTACCGAAAGCGGCGCAACTGCCATGCGCCAGCGTCTTACTAAAATCATTGGAGCCGACGCTTACAAAGTGGCGATCCATACATTCCACAGTTTTGGTACAGAAATCATCAATCAAAATGGCGAATTTTTTTATCACGGCGCCAATTTTAGAGCGGCCGATGAACTTAGCAGCCACGAAATACTTCGCGCGATTTTCGACGAGTTAGAGTATAGCAATCCACTCGCCAGCAAAATGAACGGCGAATATACCCATATCGGCGATACGCTCACTGTTATATCCGAGCTAAAACGAAGTGGTCTTACCAGCGACGAATTACTGGCAGTTCTTGATGCTAACGACCACGTTATCGATACGGTCGAGCCACTGCTTGCCCAGGTTTTTGCCGGCCGGCTTTCAAAAAGCACTGTGCCACTGCTTATTCCTATTGTCGACCAGGCACGTACCTGTGGCGACGAAATAACACTGCCCGGCATTTCGCTACTGTCGCGCATACTCGCCGACGCCCTCGAAGAGGCGATAGCAGCCAGCGAAGCAACCAATTCGACAAAACCAATTACCGCCTGGCGCAACACCTGGATGAAAAAAGATGAGCAGGGAAACTTTGTTCTAAAATCTCGCAGTCGCAGCCAGAAACTTCGTGCCGTTAGTTATATTTATTATCAATATCTTTCACGCATGCAAGAGGCCGAACTGTACGATTTCGACGATATGATTTTGCGCGTCGTTCATGCCATGGAGGTTTTTCCCGAGCTTCGCTTCAACCTGCAAGAAAAGTTCCAGTACATTATGGTGGACGAATTTCAGGACACCAACATGGCGCAAATGCGTATTTTGTTCGACCTTACAAGCAACGAGGCAAATAACGGAAGGCCTAATATTCTTGTTGTTGGCGACGACGACCAAGCGATTTACAGCTTTCAGGGTGCCAATGTGGGTAATATTAGCACGTTCCGTGACACCTTTGGCGAGACCGAGCTTATTACGCTTACCGATAACTACCGCTCAAGCGGCGTTATCCTTGAACATGCCCGAAGCGTTATTACGCTTGGCCAGGACCGCCTCGAAAACCATATTCCCGAACTCAACAAACAACTTACCCCACACCGCATGGAGCAGGGAAGCGTTGAGCTGGTAGAGCTACCCGCGATAAACGATGAACGAGCTTGGCTTGCTAGCAGTATCGAGGCCGCATTAAAAGATGGCGAATCCGCCGGATCGATCGCTGTTCTTGCTCGACGACATCACGAGATTATCGCACTACTGCCGTACTTTGCCGAAAAGGGGATCCGTGTCAATTACGAGCGCCGCGACAATCTGCTTGATATGGATATTATCATGCTTATCGAGCATGTCGCCGGCACGCTGGTGGCACTTTACGAACAACGCCACGCCGACGCAAACAGCATGTTGCCACAAATGCTCGCGCACCCAGCGTTTAAACTTGACCCTCAAGAGATTTGGCGGCTAAGCCTGCGCTCCCAGCAAAATCACCAAACCTGGATGGAAATTATGGCCGTCACGCCAGACCTCCTTCCGCTGCATGCATGGCTCGTAGCTTCATCGCAAATGCTCGCGCACACTCCACTCGAACAAATGCTCGATGTTATTATTGGGTCACCACGTCTTACCGCAAAAGAGCCCGAGACCGCCACGTTTATATCGCCCCTCTACGAATATTTTTTCAATACGGATACAATCGCCGAGGAGCCCGATGCCTATCTGTCGTATCTCGAAGCCCTACGAACAATTCGCACAAAGCTGCGCGAGTACCGGCCAAAAGACGTTCCAACGATTCAGTCTTTCCTTGAATTTATTCGAATGCACCGGCGCCTAGGCAGCACTATTACCAGTGTTCGCCCGCGATCGACCCACGCAACCGACGCCGTAACACTTATGACCGCTCATAAATCGAAGGGGCTCGAATTTGATACGGTGTATATCGTGGGTGCTGTCGATAACGCCTGGGGCGAGCGCGTTCGCACACGTAGCCGGCTTATTGGCTACCCCGAAAACCTTCCACTGGCACCGTCGGGCGATACGTTCGACGAGCGCCTGCGCCTGTTCTTTGTTGCCATGACACGTGCCCGCGCACGGCTTGTTATAAGCTATAGCCTTACCGACAGCAGTAATAAATCGACGCTTCGCGGTAGTTTTTTAACAGGCGACCTATGGATTGCTTCAGAGCCACATCTTCATTCGTCTATCGAAACACTCGTGCACGACGCCGAAATCGCCTGGTATCAGCCACTTGTTTCGCCGATTAAGCCCACGATGCGCGAGCTTTTGGCGCCAGTCCTCGAAAACTACAAACTTAGCAGCACCCACTTAAACAATTTTCTTGATGTGTCGCGCGGCGGACCAGAAGCGTTCCTTATGAATAATCTTTTGCGTTTTCCGCAGGCGATTAGCCCAAGCGCCGCGTACGGTTCGGCAATTCACGCTACGCTTCAGCAGGCACATTCGCATCTTACCGCCACCGGCAAACACCGGCCAATAGAAGACATTCTTCATGATTTCGAAGAGAACTTAAAAGCGCAGCGGCTCGACGACAAAGACTTCCAAACCTATTCACAAAAGGGCAGCGACACATTATCGGTGTTCCTCGATGCCAAGCTAAAAGAGTTCGCACCTACCCAAAAAACCGAGCTAAGTTTTGCAAACCAAGGCGTGTTCCTAGGCGAAGCGCACCTCACGGGCTCACTTGACCTTGTTGATTTTAACGGTGATTCGATTATCGTTACCGACTACAAAACAGGCAAACCGCTTCGTAGCTGGACCGGCAAAACCGACTACGAAAAAATTAAACTTCACAAGTA is a genomic window containing:
- a CDS encoding excinuclease ABC subunit UvrA, coding for MEEFIEIVGARENNLKNVSLRIPKRKITIFTGVSGSGKSSIVFDTVAAEAQRLLNENFSMFIRTFLPKVKQPEADRIENLNMPVIVDQRKLGGGSSSTVGTVTDIASILRRLFARIGQPNLEHVYLFSFNNPQGMCPECKGLGRQMALDTDAALDYSKSLNEGAIKMPDYAVDGWYWKVIVESGVFDNDKKLSDFTEAEMNELLHGKPQKVKMAGMNLTMEGIADRFAHKYIMRDLTTLSERTQKAVKPYLSMGMCTLCHGARLSQEALASKINGYNIADLSAMQVDTLIETIRAIDEPRVANLKAMLLERLEHLVDIGLDYLSLDRATDTLSGGESQRIKIVKYLNGTLSDVMYIFDEPSVGLHPRDVHRLNELLKKLRDLGNTVIVVEHDPDVIKVADHVVDVGPKAGSGGGQIMFEGSYADLLKSSTLTGTALNNELPIKTDVRTGKGALSISGATTNNLKNVSVDIPKGVLTAVTGVAGSGKSSLINQTFVRNYPDSIVIDQAPVSASSRSNVLTYTGVMDAIRKSFAKANNVDASLFSFNSKGACENCQGTGYVAVELAYVEEAKVLCEICEGKRFKEEVLGYTLNGKNITDVLDMTISDAVDFFENREVSKQLQALHDVGLDYLTLGQPLSTLSGGECQRIKLAGELHKEGSIYVLDEPTTGLHTSDIAHLLAILNRLVDSGNTVVVIEHNIDVIRQADWIIDIGPEAGSGGGEVVFEGTPSDLKKIERSITAKYI
- a CDS encoding class I SAM-dependent RNA methyltransferase, yielding MKQPLIKTLTLDKIIGGGQTLGQLDYGKKALVWGGLPGEKVDILVTKKKSSFIEGIVTEVHEPSAQRVEPVDGESYLSTSPWQIMTFDAEQHYKAALIEEAFELHDIVVPEPIDVYTDGRELAYRNKIEFSWWWDKESAQLDLAFFRRGTHGKLPVDGTSLANPAINTAAHAVRDVLRARGTQAFTLKTVIIRCDQNGNTVAQLYVKDEEFAVFTEDELKSLGIAGFELIFSNPKSPASVITHRMQSWGTVTLTDTILDVPFTYAVEGFFQINIPVYEQALLDMKEWVEPSKPTVDLYSGVGTIGLTIGGDNITMVEINEHAVREMERNITALQRENAAKAILAPSEQVLENITADATIIVDPPRAGLHEDVVKKLLEAQPARIIYLSCNPVTQARDVARLAEKYGIRAHRGYNFFPRTPHIEHLIVLDLK
- a CDS encoding ATP-dependent helicase, translated to MDFTTRYNKLNPAQKQAVDHIDGPVMVIAGPGTGKTELLSMRAANILKKTDVLPSNILCLTFTESGATAMRQRLTKIIGADAYKVAIHTFHSFGTEIINQNGEFFYHGANFRAADELSSHEILRAIFDELEYSNPLASKMNGEYTHIGDTLTVISELKRSGLTSDELLAVLDANDHVIDTVEPLLAQVFAGRLSKSTVPLLIPIVDQARTCGDEITLPGISLLSRILADALEEAIAASEATNSTKPITAWRNTWMKKDEQGNFVLKSRSRSQKLRAVSYIYYQYLSRMQEAELYDFDDMILRVVHAMEVFPELRFNLQEKFQYIMVDEFQDTNMAQMRILFDLTSNEANNGRPNILVVGDDDQAIYSFQGANVGNISTFRDTFGETELITLTDNYRSSGVILEHARSVITLGQDRLENHIPELNKQLTPHRMEQGSVELVELPAINDERAWLASSIEAALKDGESAGSIAVLARRHHEIIALLPYFAEKGIRVNYERRDNLLDMDIIMLIEHVAGTLVALYEQRHADANSMLPQMLAHPAFKLDPQEIWRLSLRSQQNHQTWMEIMAVTPDLLPLHAWLVASSQMLAHTPLEQMLDVIIGSPRLTAKEPETATFISPLYEYFFNTDTIAEEPDAYLSYLEALRTIRTKLREYRPKDVPTIQSFLEFIRMHRRLGSTITSVRPRSTHATDAVTLMTAHKSKGLEFDTVYIVGAVDNAWGERVRTRSRLIGYPENLPLAPSGDTFDERLRLFFVAMTRARARLVISYSLTDSSNKSTLRGSFLTGDLWIASEPHLHSSIETLVHDAEIAWYQPLVSPIKPTMRELLAPVLENYKLSSTHLNNFLDVSRGGPEAFLMNNLLRFPQAISPSAAYGSAIHATLQQAHSHLTATGKHRPIEDILHDFEENLKAQRLDDKDFQTYSQKGSDTLSVFLDAKLKEFAPTQKTELSFANQGVFLGEAHLTGSLDLVDFNGDSIIVTDYKTGKPLRSWTGKTDYEKIKLHKYKQQLMFYNLLIKHSRDFNKYTHEKGILQFVEPTQSGEIIALEAQFSSDDLDQFALLIQKIWQHIITLDLPDTSHYEPSYKGMLQFEADLLES